In Brachionichthys hirsutus isolate HB-005 chromosome 20, CSIRO-AGI_Bhir_v1, whole genome shotgun sequence, the genomic stretch gagggcaaacataatgcatgaggaagtctggagtggcagagtagtatgtcagagtagttcaggacatgtaggacagcagtgaagtgtgcagtaggagtaacagaaGTTTAGtggagaggtgggatgcaccagggatcagctctgagcccctttttgttcaattcaattcaattcagttttatttatatagcgccagatcacaacataaagtcatctcaaggcactttacaggattagcagggaaagacctgcagggaaacacagaacccaacttgacccacaagagcaacggaggcaaggaaaaacttccctttaacgggcagaaaccttggacagaacctaggctcatggtggacggccatctgtctggccggctgggttgagagagagagagagagagagagagagaatggcaggtcggagacgagtcaaggagatggatagggaagtgatagtgagacagagcaggagcagacaaaaactaaatgctaatgctagcgacgtggacttcagtgttgagggacacaggtccaggttctgcagcaccacggacagaaggacctgaaagagagagagggacaaacagcgggagagagcgaacaagactacggggaatagagacatattgcacacatctatttataacataaataatcagataaagggggaggagctcagtgtgtcatgatgttaagccaccaatgctgcctaatgacagcagattgattatactgattactgcattgattagttataagctttgttaaaaaggaaagtctttaatctactcttgaacatagagatggtgtctgtctcacgaaccaaaacggggagccgattccacaataaaggagcttgatagctgaatgctctgcccccctgtctgctcttggaaatttttggaaccacgagcaggccagcgttttgggaccgcagggtcctagtggggcaatacgggataatcatctctgtaaggtaaggaggggcctggccagtgagggctttaaaagtaagtagaaggattttatattcaatccgttccctaacaggaagccaatgcagagacgccagaacaggggaaatgtgttctctcagtctggtccccgtcaaaacacgagctgctgcattctggattagctggagatgtttaatagactttttggggcagccggacagtaaggagttgcagtagtccagtctggaagtcacaaaagcatggactattttttctgcatcttttcgggttagtaggtgcctgactttcgaaatattccgaaggtgaaagaacgcagtccttgaaatatgctttatctgggactgaaatgacaggtcctgatcaaagattacacccagattcttggcagtggtgctggtggacactgagacgccatctagttcaactacaacactagaacagacatttctgagatgctttggcccaagaaccagaacctcagttttatttagatttaataacaggaagttctcggtcatccaggagttaatgtccttaaggcacgtctgaagtctaaccaactgatcgactttgtctggctgaacggacaggtacaattgagtatcgtccgcatagcagtggaaatttatgctatgtttcttaataatgttacctaagggtagcatatacagcgtgaacagaataggtccaagcactgaaccctgtggaactccatatttaacttcagtgtacgtagaagattcatcatgaacacgtacaaactgaaatctatcagataaatatgatctaaaccagtttaatgcagatcctctaacaccaacagactgttccagcctctgtaacagaatctgatgatctattgtgtcaaaggctgcactgagatctaataaaataagcacggagacaagtccattatcagacgctattaaaaggtcattggtgactttaactaatgctgtctctgtgctatgatgagttctgaaacctcaaataactgattgtcttgtaagaattcacacagctgactggaaactgctttctctaatggcgatggatagactaacagatgaggtgagacaggaagctcctctgaatatgaatttgcagatgacattgtgatctgcaggtagaggagaatctagagaagtggaggtctgctctagaaaagagaggaatgaaggtgagcagcagtaaaacagagtacatgtgtgtacatgagaaggtcccaggggggacagtgaagctacaaggaatagacgtaaagaagggagaggacttcaggtacctcgggtcaacagagcagagtgatggagagaatgtggaaaggaggtgaagaatcgtgtgcaggcaggctggaacggggggaggaaagtatcaggtgtgctctgtgataggacgaagggacaggtctacaagacagtggtgaggacagccatgatggatggcttagagacagtggtgaggacagccatgatggacggcttagagacagtggtgaggacagccatgatggacggcttagagacagtggtgaggacagccatgatggacggcttagagacagtggtgaggacagccatgatggacggcttagaaacagtggtgaggacagccatgatggacggcttagagacagtggtgaggacagcc encodes the following:
- the LOC137909132 gene encoding uncharacterized protein → YMLPLGNIIKKHSINFHCYADDTQLYLSVQPDKVDQLVRLQTCLKDINSWMTENFLLLNLNKTEVLVLGPKHLRNVCSSVVVELDGVSVSTSTTAKNLGVIFDQDLSFQSQIKHISRTAFFHLRNISKVRHLLTRKDAEKIVHAFVTSRLDYCNSLLSGCPKKSIKHLQLIQNAAARVLTGTRLREHISPVLASLHWLPVRERIEYKILLLTFKALTGQAPPYLTEMIIPYCPTRTLRSQNAGLLVVPKISKSRQGGRAFSYQAPLLWNRLPVLVRETDTISMFKSRLKTFLFNKAYN